In a genomic window of Thermus thermamylovorans:
- the cutA gene encoding divalent-cation tolerance protein CutA, whose translation MEEVVLITAPNEEVARTLARALVEERLAACVNLVPGLTSIYRWQGEVVEDQEVLLIVKTTTFAFPRLRERVLALHPYGVPEILALPVAEGHQAYLDWLRENVG comes from the coding sequence ATGGAGGAGGTGGTCCTCATCACCGCACCCAACGAGGAGGTGGCGCGCACCCTGGCCCGGGCCCTGGTGGAGGAGCGCCTGGCCGCCTGCGTGAACCTGGTGCCCGGCCTCACCTCCATTTACCGCTGGCAGGGGGAGGTGGTGGAGGACCAGGAGGTCCTCCTCATCGTCAAGACCACCACCTTCGCCTTCCCCAGGCTGAGGGAGCGGGTGCTCGCCCTCCACCCCTATGGGGTGCCCGAGATCCTGGCCCTGCCCGTGGCCGAAGGGCACCAGGCTTACCTGGACTGGCTCCGGGAGAACGTGGGATGA
- a CDS encoding response regulator transcription factor codes for MIRVLLADDHALFRQGLKSLLEAEGDFRVVGEAKDGWEAMRHALEAKPDVILMDIQMPGLDGVQATQAILKEWPGAKVIILTMYRQDAYVFEAVKAGARGYLLKDTDASELIGAIRRVHAGEVLLDAELAGRIIQDFRAKKEASTPLHAELSEREIQILKLVAQGYTNLEIAAELQLSEKTVRNRLSEIFQKLHLNNRTQAALYAIREGLAQPEPEE; via the coding sequence GTGATCCGGGTACTCTTAGCGGACGACCACGCCCTCTTCCGCCAGGGCCTGAAGAGCCTTCTGGAGGCGGAGGGGGACTTCCGGGTGGTGGGGGAGGCCAAGGACGGCTGGGAGGCCATGCGGCACGCCCTCGAGGCCAAGCCGGACGTGATCCTCATGGACATCCAGATGCCGGGCCTGGACGGGGTGCAGGCCACCCAGGCCATCCTCAAGGAGTGGCCCGGGGCCAAGGTCATCATCCTCACCATGTACCGCCAGGACGCCTACGTCTTCGAGGCGGTGAAGGCGGGGGCCCGGGGCTACCTCCTCAAGGACACCGACGCCAGCGAGCTCATCGGGGCCATCCGCCGGGTGCACGCGGGGGAGGTCCTCCTGGACGCGGAGCTCGCCGGGCGGATCATCCAGGACTTCCGCGCCAAGAAGGAGGCCAGCACCCCCCTGCACGCGGAGCTTTCCGAGCGGGAGATCCAGATCCTCAAGCTGGTGGCCCAGGGCTACACCAACCTGGAGATCGCCGCCGAGCTGCAGCTTTCCGAAAAGACGGTGCGCAACCGCCTTTCCGAGATCTTCCAGAAGCTTCACCTCAACAACCGCACCCAGGCCGCCCTCTACGCCATCCGCGAGGGGCTGGCCCAGCCCGAGCCGGAAGAGTAG
- a CDS encoding nucleotidyltransferase, producing MTEDMLDFLRALHRAGARFLVIGGYALAFLGRPRFTKDLDLWVDAQEAAKVLAAIRDFFGGDDLGLKEEDLATPGVVQLGYAPNRIDLVILETPPFGEAFARALEREVRGVKVYVAHPEDFKALKRAFGRPVDLRDLEEL from the coding sequence ATGACCGAGGACATGCTGGACTTCCTCCGGGCCCTGCACCGGGCAGGGGCCCGCTTCCTGGTCATCGGGGGGTATGCCCTGGCCTTCCTGGGCCGCCCCCGGTTCACCAAGGACCTGGACCTCTGGGTGGACGCCCAGGAGGCGGCCAAGGTCCTCGCCGCCATCCGGGATTTTTTCGGCGGCGACGATCTGGGGCTAAAGGAAGAGGACCTCGCCACCCCGGGGGTGGTCCAGCTGGGCTACGCCCCCAACCGCATCGACCTGGTCATCCTGGAAACCCCACCCTTTGGAGAGGCTTTCGCCCGGGCCCTGGAACGGGAAGTGCGGGGGGTTAAGGTGTACGTGGCCCATCCCGAGGACTTCAAAGCGCTGAAGCGGGCCTTCGGCCGGCCCGTGGACCTGAGGGACCTCGAGGAGCTATGA
- a CDS encoding M20/M25/M40 family metallo-hydrolase, producing MDPVRFLLELAPLAGEEARGAYVAARLPGARRDGLGNVWAGEGRVLLLAHLDTVLPPRPPRRAGERLYAPGVGDNSAGVAVLLSLPEMPGVVRGFTVGEEGLGNLKGARALVEALRPEVVVAVDGYLPGVVDRALGAVRFRARFLGPGGHAWGDRGHPNPVFALAEGLLGLRALLDGGEEASLNASGLRAGEAVNAIPQEAAALLEVRAPDPDRLAALRQAVQAVLAEAARRQGVELALEVVGERPAGCTATPGLLRAAEGALARIGERPLFGPGSTDAGAAVERGIPALGLGVYRGGGAHTEGEWVLPQSLREGREVLLAFLEALGVG from the coding sequence GTGGACCCGGTGCGCTTCCTCCTGGAACTCGCTCCCCTGGCGGGGGAGGAGGCCCGGGGGGCCTACGTGGCCGCCCGGCTGCCAGGGGCGAGGCGGGACGGGCTGGGGAACGTCTGGGCCGGGGAGGGCCGGGTGCTCCTCCTGGCCCACCTGGACACCGTCCTGCCCCCCAGGCCCCCCAGGCGGGCGGGGGAGCGGCTGTACGCCCCCGGGGTGGGGGACAACTCCGCGGGGGTGGCCGTCCTCCTCTCCCTGCCGGAGATGCCGGGGGTGGTGCGGGGCTTCACCGTGGGGGAGGAGGGCCTGGGGAACCTCAAGGGGGCGAGGGCCCTGGTGGAAGCCCTGAGGCCCGAGGTGGTGGTGGCGGTGGACGGCTACCTCCCCGGGGTGGTGGACCGGGCCCTGGGGGCGGTGCGCTTCCGGGCCCGCTTCCTGGGCCCGGGGGGGCACGCTTGGGGGGACCGGGGCCACCCCAATCCCGTCTTCGCCCTGGCCGAGGGCCTCCTGGGCCTGAGGGCCCTCCTGGACGGGGGGGAGGAGGCCAGCCTCAACGCCAGCGGCCTGCGGGCGGGGGAGGCGGTGAACGCCATCCCCCAGGAAGCCGCCGCCCTCCTGGAGGTCCGCGCCCCCGACCCGGACCGCCTGGCAGCCCTTCGCCAGGCGGTCCAGGCCGTCCTGGCGGAGGCGGCCCGCCGCCAGGGGGTGGAGCTCGCCTTAGAGGTGGTGGGGGAAAGGCCCGCGGGGTGCACCGCCACCCCCGGGCTCCTGCGGGCGGCGGAAGGAGCCCTGGCCCGGATCGGGGAGAGGCCCCTTTTCGGCCCCGGCTCCACCGACGCGGGCGCCGCCGTCGAGCGGGGGATCCCCGCCCTGGGCCTTGGGGTCTACCGGGGGGGCGGGGCCCACACCGAGGGGGAGTGGGTGCTCCCCCAAAGCCTCCGGGAGGGACGGGAGGTCCTCCTGGCCTTTCTGGAGGCCCTGGGCGTAGGATAA
- a CDS encoding (R)-mandelonitrile lyase, protein MELLRQRRTERGSADWFTGEVFLEVLLPARPGEVGLLLVRFAPGGRTHWHAHPQGQVLHVVEGVGLAQSRGQEARLLLPGDVVLFAPGEEHWHGAAPGRFMAHLALQGADPQGRTAYWGDPVAEEDYLRAAEEAGA, encoded by the coding sequence ATGGAACTGCTTCGGCAAAGGCGTACGGAACGGGGTTCGGCGGACTGGTTCACAGGGGAGGTCTTCCTGGAGGTCCTCCTCCCGGCAAGGCCTGGGGAGGTGGGCCTTCTCCTGGTGCGCTTCGCCCCCGGGGGGCGCACCCACTGGCACGCCCACCCCCAGGGGCAGGTCCTCCACGTGGTGGAGGGGGTGGGCCTGGCGCAAAGCCGCGGCCAGGAGGCCAGGCTCCTCCTCCCGGGGGACGTGGTCCTCTTCGCCCCGGGGGAGGAGCACTGGCACGGGGCGGCTCCCGGCCGCTTCATGGCCCACCTGGCCCTCCAGGGGGCGGACCCCCAGGGCCGAACGGCCTACTGGGGGGACCCGGTGGCGGAAGAGGACTACCTGAGGGCGGCGGAGGAGGCGGGGGCCTGA
- a CDS encoding ABC transporter ATP-binding protein, translated as MTQEDAYSKAFDRVLFARILAYVRPYRLQVGLALLCLLLTTLTAALTPLFFKWAIDGVFLPEAPAPLEERLALLLWISLGFLLVRFVNFAATYGQVYLIQWVGQRVLFDLRSALFAKLMRLHPGYYDRNPVGRLMTRVTSDVDAINQFITGGLVGVIADLFTILGLLAFMFFLSPQLTLVVLLVAPVLLLVTAWVRRGMRAAYREMRLRLARLNAALQENLSGVETVQLFRQEGEREAKLDRQAQDLLQAWVEIVRWFALFFPVVGFLGDLAVAGLLFYGGGEVVRGAVTLGLLVAFVDYTRQLFQPLQDLSDKFNLFQGAMASAERIFGVLDAEEELKDPEDPKPLARFRGEVEFRDVWLAYTPKGVEPGEKDWVLRGVSFRIRPGEKVALVGATGAGKTSVVSLIARFYDPQRGQVLLDGVDARAYRQEDLRRRVGIVLQDPFLFSGTILDNLRLFDESIPEAQVEEVARFLGVHEAILRLPQGYRTRVGERGAGLSTGEKQLLALVRALLASPDILLILDEATANVDSETERRLQEALYRAMEGRTAILIAHRLSTIRRVDRILVFRKGRLVEEGTHEELLRKGGYYATLYRLQYAEG; from the coding sequence ATGACCCAGGAGGACGCCTACAGCAAGGCCTTTGACCGGGTGCTCTTCGCCCGCATCCTGGCCTACGTGCGGCCCTACCGGCTGCAGGTGGGCCTGGCCCTCCTCTGCCTCCTCCTCACCACCCTCACCGCCGCCCTCACCCCCCTCTTCTTCAAGTGGGCCATCGACGGGGTCTTCCTGCCCGAGGCGCCCGCGCCCCTGGAGGAAAGGCTCGCCCTCCTCCTCTGGATCAGCCTGGGGTTCTTGCTGGTGCGCTTCGTGAACTTCGCCGCCACCTACGGCCAGGTCTACCTCATCCAGTGGGTGGGGCAGCGGGTCCTCTTTGACCTCCGGAGCGCCCTCTTCGCCAAGCTCATGCGCCTGCACCCGGGGTACTACGACCGCAACCCCGTGGGCCGCCTCATGACCCGGGTCACCTCCGACGTGGACGCCATCAACCAGTTCATCACCGGGGGGCTGGTGGGGGTGATCGCCGACCTCTTCACCATCCTGGGCCTGCTGGCCTTCATGTTCTTCCTGAGCCCCCAGCTCACCCTGGTGGTCCTCCTGGTGGCCCCCGTCCTCCTCCTGGTCACCGCCTGGGTTCGCCGGGGGATGCGGGCCGCCTACCGGGAGATGCGCCTCCGCCTGGCCCGCCTCAACGCCGCCCTGCAGGAGAACCTCTCCGGGGTGGAGACGGTGCAGCTCTTTCGCCAGGAGGGGGAGCGGGAGGCCAAGCTGGACCGCCAGGCCCAGGACCTCCTCCAGGCCTGGGTGGAGATTGTCCGCTGGTTCGCCCTCTTCTTCCCCGTGGTGGGCTTTTTGGGGGACCTGGCGGTGGCGGGCCTCCTCTTCTACGGCGGGGGGGAGGTGGTGCGGGGGGCGGTGACCCTGGGCCTCCTGGTGGCCTTCGTGGACTACACCCGCCAGCTCTTCCAGCCCCTGCAGGACCTCTCCGACAAGTTCAACCTCTTCCAGGGGGCCATGGCCAGCGCCGAGCGCATCTTCGGGGTCCTGGACGCGGAGGAGGAGCTGAAAGACCCCGAGGACCCCAAGCCCCTCGCCCGCTTCCGGGGGGAGGTGGAGTTCCGGGACGTCTGGTTGGCCTACACCCCCAAGGGGGTGGAGCCCGGGGAGAAGGACTGGGTCTTGCGGGGGGTCTCCTTCCGCATCCGCCCGGGGGAGAAGGTGGCCCTGGTGGGGGCCACGGGGGCGGGGAAGACCAGCGTGGTGAGCCTCATCGCCCGCTTCTACGACCCCCAGCGGGGCCAGGTCCTCCTGGACGGGGTGGACGCCCGGGCGTACCGCCAGGAGGACCTGCGGCGGCGGGTGGGGATCGTCCTCCAGGACCCCTTCCTCTTCTCCGGCACCATCCTGGACAACCTCCGCCTCTTCGACGAGTCCATCCCCGAGGCGCAGGTGGAGGAGGTGGCCCGGTTTTTGGGGGTGCACGAGGCCATTTTGCGCCTGCCCCAGGGCTACCGCACCCGGGTGGGGGAGCGGGGGGCGGGGCTTTCCACGGGGGAAAAACAGCTTCTGGCCCTGGTGCGGGCGCTTCTGGCCAGCCCGGACATCCTCCTCATCCTGGACGAGGCCACGGCCAACGTGGACTCGGAGACGGAAAGGCGGCTCCAGGAGGCGCTCTACCGGGCCATGGAGGGGAGGACCGCCATCCTCATTGCCCACCGCCTCTCCACCATCCGCCGGGTGGACCGGATCCTGGTCTTCAGGAAGGGGCGCCTGGTGGAGGAGGGCACCCACGAGGAGCTCCTCCGCAAGGGGGGCTACTACGCCACCCTCTACCGCTTGCAGTACGCGGAGGGATGA
- a CDS encoding ABC transporter ATP-binding protein — protein MTGRSALLRLLPYLVPYRLPYALGVALGLVSISFFVLTPYFLRLAVDALGEGGPYGRYALFLLLSGGASALLSYLMRRLAVAASRRVEYDLRKDLFHHLLRLDRPFYQRTRVGDLMNRLNTDLSAVREMVGPGILMGSRLGFLVLLAFLSMYLVNLRLALYLTLLLPLIASVIFLLLRLIDRRYREAQEAFDRISTLAQEAFSGSRVVKGYALEGRFLARFQDLNRAYMGKSLALARVEGPMQALMGFLMGFAFLTVLWAGGGMVLRGEMTVGQLVQFNAYLAQLTWPILGLGWVMAMYQRGLTSLRRLLELQDQTPHIRDQDPLPLGAEDLTGEVRFQGVGLEVGGRWLLKDITLTVPEGMTLGITGRTGAGKSLLTALIPRLLDPTEGEVYLGGYPLRRIPLSVLRQAVGVAPQEPFLFSETILENIAFGLEAPDRERVEWAARLAGIHEEILSFPKGYETLLGERGVTLSGGQRQRVALARALAKRPKVLILDDALSAVDTETEARILQGLKTLLGRQTTFLISHRTATLRHADWIIVLEGGRIVEEGTHESLLEAGGLYAELDRFQRLEAEGEVGG, from the coding sequence ATGACCGGCCGGTCAGCTCTCCTCCGGCTCCTCCCCTACCTCGTCCCCTACCGCCTGCCCTACGCCCTGGGGGTGGCGTTGGGCCTGGTCTCCATCTCCTTCTTCGTCCTCACCCCTTACTTCCTGCGCCTGGCGGTGGACGCCTTGGGGGAGGGGGGGCCTTACGGGCGCTACGCCCTCTTCCTCCTCCTCTCCGGCGGGGCCAGCGCCCTCCTCTCCTACCTCATGCGCCGCCTGGCGGTGGCCGCCAGCCGCCGGGTGGAGTACGACCTCCGGAAGGACCTTTTCCACCACCTCCTCCGCCTGGACCGGCCCTTCTACCAGAGGACCCGGGTGGGGGACCTCATGAACCGCCTCAACACCGACCTCTCCGCGGTGCGGGAGATGGTGGGGCCGGGGATCCTCATGGGCAGCCGCCTGGGCTTCCTCGTCCTCCTGGCCTTTCTCTCCATGTACCTGGTGAACCTCCGTCTGGCCCTGTACCTCACCCTCCTCCTCCCCCTGATCGCCTCGGTCATCTTCTTGCTCCTGCGGCTCATCGACCGCCGCTACCGGGAGGCCCAGGAGGCCTTCGACCGGATCAGCACCCTGGCCCAGGAGGCCTTCAGCGGCAGCCGGGTGGTGAAGGGGTACGCCCTGGAGGGCCGCTTTCTCGCCCGCTTCCAGGACCTGAACCGGGCCTACATGGGAAAAAGCCTGGCCCTGGCCAGGGTGGAGGGCCCCATGCAGGCCCTGATGGGCTTCCTCATGGGCTTCGCCTTCCTCACCGTCCTCTGGGCCGGCGGGGGGATGGTGCTCCGGGGGGAGATGACCGTGGGCCAGCTGGTCCAGTTCAACGCCTACCTGGCCCAGCTCACCTGGCCCATCCTGGGCCTGGGCTGGGTGATGGCCATGTACCAGCGGGGCCTCACCAGCCTCCGCCGCCTTCTGGAGCTCCAGGACCAGACCCCCCACATCCGGGACCAGGACCCCTTGCCCCTGGGGGCGGAGGACCTCACGGGGGAGGTGCGCTTCCAGGGGGTGGGCCTCGAGGTGGGGGGGCGCTGGCTCCTCAAGGACATCACCCTCACCGTCCCCGAGGGGATGACCCTGGGGATCACCGGGCGCACGGGGGCGGGGAAGAGCCTCCTCACCGCCCTCATCCCCCGGCTCCTCGACCCCACGGAGGGGGAGGTCTACCTGGGGGGCTACCCCCTGCGGCGCATCCCCCTCTCGGTCCTGCGCCAGGCGGTGGGGGTGGCCCCCCAGGAGCCCTTCCTCTTCAGCGAGACCATTCTGGAAAACATCGCCTTCGGCCTGGAAGCCCCCGACCGGGAGAGGGTGGAGTGGGCGGCGAGGCTTGCGGGCATCCACGAGGAAATCCTCTCCTTCCCCAAGGGCTACGAAACCCTCCTCGGCGAGCGGGGGGTGACCCTCTCCGGGGGGCAGCGCCAGCGGGTGGCCCTGGCCCGGGCCCTGGCCAAGAGGCCCAAGGTCCTCATCCTGGACGACGCCCTTAGCGCCGTGGACACGGAGACCGAGGCCCGCATCCTCCAGGGCCTGAAGACCCTCCTGGGCCGCCAGACCACCTTCCTCATCTCCCACCGCACCGCCACCCTGCGCCACGCCGACTGGATCATCGTCCTGGAGGGGGGGCGGATCGTGGAGGAGGGGACCCACGAGAGCCTCCTGGAGGCCGGGGGCCTCTACGCGGAGCTGGACCGCTTCCAGCGCCTGGAGGCGGAGGGGGAGGTGGGGGGATGA
- the gyrA gene encoding DNA gyrase subunit A — translation MSQVLPVEITEELKQSFINYAMSVIVDRALPDVRDGLKPVQRRILYGAHQEGVLPGRKHVKSAKIVGEVMGKYHPHGDAAIYEALVRLSQPWNLRYPLVDGQGNFGSIDGDPPAAQRYTEARLSPLGAEMLLDIDKETVGFRPNYDGSLKEPEVLPAALPNLLVNGSSGIAVGMATSLPPHNLKEVVDALAAMIDNPEITLEEVMRHLPGPDFPTGGKLSKKGIREAYATGRGSLKVRAKVRIEEKGQRPLLVITEIPYQVNKAGLIAQIAALVKAKKIEDIVALRDESDRQGLRIAIELKRGANPQVVLNQLYKHTALQTSFTVNLLAIVGGEPKVLSLLELMRHYLDHRKEVVRRRSLFDLKKAQERAHVLEGLLIALDHIDEVIALIRGSQDAQEARQGLMARFGLSEVQAQAILDMRLQRLVALEREKLLEEYRGLMEEIARLKAILEEEARLWAEVKADLLRVKEKYGDERRTLIAEFEESFHPEDLIEDEPMVITLTAQGFLKRLPLESYRAQGRGGKGLVAGKTKEEDQATEVFVADAHDDLLLFTGRGRVYRLKVYDLPEMGRQARGVHVRTLLPLTEEEEVAALLAVRGLEGEGYLVFATERGLIKRTALREYGNLGAAGLIALRLQEGDRLIGVALSDPEDEALLATREGQAIRFPLEEVRATGRDSQGVTGIRFKKPGDRVVSLVTVKPGEMVDLLAVSTRGYGKRTPLAEYPLQGRGGVGVITYAVSLKVGRLAALLKVRGTEDLLVLSKKGLAIRTPVAEIRQASRPTAGVRVMSLPEEDEVVSAFAVEEEK, via the coding sequence ATGTCCCAGGTTCTGCCCGTGGAGATCACCGAGGAGCTCAAGCAGAGCTTCATCAACTACGCCATGTCCGTCATCGTGGACCGGGCCCTTCCGGACGTGCGGGACGGGCTGAAGCCGGTCCAAAGGCGCATCCTCTACGGCGCCCACCAGGAGGGGGTGCTCCCAGGCCGCAAGCACGTGAAGAGCGCCAAGATCGTGGGCGAGGTCATGGGCAAGTACCACCCCCACGGGGACGCGGCCATCTACGAGGCCCTGGTGCGCTTGAGCCAGCCCTGGAACCTGCGCTACCCCCTGGTGGACGGCCAGGGGAACTTTGGCTCCATCGACGGGGACCCCCCCGCCGCCCAGCGCTACACCGAGGCCCGCCTCTCCCCCCTGGGGGCGGAGATGCTCCTGGACATCGACAAGGAGACGGTGGGCTTCCGCCCCAACTACGATGGCTCCCTCAAGGAACCCGAGGTCCTCCCCGCCGCCCTCCCCAACCTCCTGGTGAACGGCTCAAGCGGCATCGCCGTGGGCATGGCCACGAGCCTCCCGCCCCACAACCTAAAGGAGGTGGTGGACGCCCTGGCGGCCATGATCGACAACCCGGAAATCACCCTGGAAGAGGTCATGCGCCACCTCCCGGGCCCCGACTTCCCCACCGGGGGGAAGCTCTCCAAAAAGGGGATCCGGGAAGCCTACGCCACGGGCCGGGGCAGCCTCAAGGTGCGGGCCAAGGTGCGCATTGAGGAAAAGGGCCAGAGGCCCCTGCTGGTGATCACGGAAATCCCCTACCAGGTGAACAAGGCCGGCCTCATCGCCCAGATCGCCGCCCTGGTCAAGGCCAAAAAGATCGAGGACATCGTGGCCCTCAGGGACGAGTCCGACCGCCAGGGCCTTAGGATCGCCATCGAACTCAAGCGGGGGGCCAACCCCCAGGTGGTCCTGAACCAGCTCTACAAGCACACCGCCCTGCAGACCTCCTTTACGGTGAACCTCCTGGCCATCGTGGGGGGGGAGCCCAAGGTCCTCTCCCTCCTCGAGCTCATGCGCCACTACCTGGACCACCGCAAGGAGGTGGTGCGGCGCCGAAGCCTCTTCGACCTCAAGAAGGCCCAGGAGCGGGCCCACGTCCTGGAGGGGCTCCTCATCGCCCTGGACCACATCGACGAGGTCATCGCCCTGATCCGCGGCTCCCAGGACGCCCAGGAGGCCCGCCAGGGCCTCATGGCCCGCTTCGGCCTCTCCGAGGTCCAGGCCCAGGCCATCCTGGACATGCGCCTCCAGCGCCTGGTGGCCCTGGAGCGGGAAAAGCTCTTGGAGGAGTACCGCGGGCTCATGGAGGAGATCGCCCGGCTCAAGGCCATCCTCGAGGAGGAAGCCCGCCTCTGGGCCGAGGTGAAGGCGGACCTCCTCCGGGTGAAGGAAAAGTACGGGGACGAGCGGCGTACCCTCATCGCCGAGTTTGAGGAGAGCTTCCACCCGGAGGACCTCATCGAGGACGAGCCCATGGTCATCACCCTCACCGCCCAGGGCTTCCTAAAGCGCCTCCCCCTGGAGAGCTACCGGGCCCAAGGTAGGGGCGGAAAGGGCCTGGTGGCGGGGAAGACCAAGGAGGAGGACCAAGCCACGGAGGTCTTCGTGGCCGACGCCCACGACGACCTCCTCCTCTTCACGGGCCGGGGCCGGGTCTACCGCCTCAAGGTCTACGACCTCCCGGAGATGGGCCGCCAGGCGCGGGGGGTGCACGTGCGGACCCTCCTGCCCCTCACCGAGGAGGAGGAGGTGGCCGCCCTCCTCGCCGTGCGGGGCCTGGAGGGGGAGGGGTACCTGGTCTTCGCCACCGAGCGGGGCCTCATCAAGCGCACCGCCCTTCGGGAGTACGGCAACCTGGGCGCGGCGGGCCTCATCGCCCTCCGGCTCCAGGAGGGGGACCGCCTCATCGGGGTGGCCCTCTCCGACCCCGAGGACGAGGCCCTCCTGGCCACCCGCGAGGGCCAGGCCATCCGCTTCCCCTTAGAGGAGGTGCGGGCCACGGGCCGGGACAGCCAGGGGGTTACCGGCATTCGCTTCAAGAAACCCGGGGACCGGGTGGTCTCCTTGGTGACGGTGAAGCCGGGGGAGATGGTGGACCTCCTCGCGGTGAGCACCCGGGGCTACGGGAAGCGCACCCCCCTCGCCGAGTACCCCCTGCAGGGCCGGGGCGGGGTGGGGGTGATCACCTACGCCGTTTCCCTGAAGGTGGGCCGCCTGGCCGCCCTCCTCAAGGTGCGGGGCACGGAGGACCTCCTGGTCCTCTCCAAGAAGGGCCTCGCCATCCGCACCCCCGTGGCGGAGATCCGCCAGGCCTCCCGCCCCACCGCCGGGGTCAGGGTGATGAGCCTCCCCGAGGAGGACGAGGTGGTAAGCGCCTTCGCCGTGGAGGAGGAGAAGTGA
- the aroQ gene encoding type II 3-dehydroquinate dehydratase has protein sequence MVLILNGPNLNLLGQREPEVYGRTTLEELEALCEAWGAELGLGVAFRQSNYEGQLIEWVQGAHREGFLAIVLNPGALTHYSYALLDALRAQPLPAVEVHLTNLHAREPFRQHSVTAGACRGIVSGFGPLSYKLALVYLAEVLEVGG, from the coding sequence ATGGTGCTGATCCTGAACGGTCCCAACCTGAACCTGCTGGGCCAGCGGGAGCCGGAGGTGTACGGCCGGACGACCCTGGAGGAGCTGGAGGCCCTCTGCGAGGCCTGGGGGGCGGAGCTGGGCCTGGGGGTGGCCTTCCGCCAGAGCAACTACGAGGGCCAGCTCATCGAGTGGGTGCAGGGGGCCCACCGGGAGGGCTTCCTGGCCATCGTCCTGAACCCCGGGGCCCTCACCCACTACTCCTACGCCCTCCTGGACGCCCTGAGGGCCCAGCCCCTGCCCGCGGTGGAGGTGCACCTCACCAACCTCCACGCCCGGGAGCCCTTCCGCCAGCACTCGGTGACGGCAGGGGCCTGCCGGGGTATCGTCTCCGGCTTCGGTCCCCTCTCCTACAAGCTGGCCCTGGTCTACCTCGCCGAGGTCCTGGAAGTGGGGGGATGA
- a CDS encoding class I SAM-dependent RNA methyltransferase, which produces MRVLRVEKLVPGGYGLARTEEGTVLVRGALPGEVVRGRPTRRKGALFLEEAEVLTPRPDRYPHPLPPTADLPLLYESQLPLKAGLVQDALERIAKLPFPLSPIRPSPRALAYRTAAQYARHPLGGLAYRLPNSHGLVRVEEDPLVAEPLAQALRVLSLWPLPVEEVALRGSLLEGKVLLGLIGGSPEALKRPARALVREGFAGVVWAEPSERGRFRGRVQLLQGEGTLRERFGPLTASVSVEGFSQANPLAAGELLEEAQGLVAGGGRALELYAGSGLLSLLLAPRFREVVAVEIGKEAVRRGEADRRRLGVENVRFHRGDAREAARLGAFDLVVLDPPRAGLSPGVRRYLLETRPREVLYIACNPATWARDVGELVRGGYALAFARPYDFFPFTHHVEVLSLLRLG; this is translated from the coding sequence GTGAGGGTGTTGCGGGTGGAGAAGCTGGTGCCGGGGGGCTACGGCCTGGCCCGCACGGAGGAGGGGACGGTCCTGGTCCGGGGGGCCCTCCCGGGGGAGGTGGTGCGGGGCAGGCCCACGCGCCGCAAGGGGGCCCTTTTCCTGGAGGAGGCGGAGGTGCTCACCCCCCGCCCCGACCGTTACCCGCATCCCCTCCCCCCCACCGCCGACCTGCCCCTCCTCTACGAGAGCCAGCTTCCCCTGAAGGCGGGCCTGGTGCAAGACGCCCTGGAGCGCATCGCCAAGCTCCCCTTTCCCCTAAGCCCCATCCGCCCTTCCCCCCGGGCCCTCGCCTACCGCACCGCCGCCCAGTACGCCCGCCACCCCCTGGGGGGGCTGGCCTACCGCCTGCCGAATAGCCACGGCCTGGTGCGGGTGGAGGAGGACCCCCTGGTGGCCGAGCCCTTAGCCCAGGCCTTGCGGGTGCTTTCCCTCTGGCCCCTCCCCGTGGAGGAGGTGGCCCTGAGGGGAAGCCTCCTGGAAGGAAAGGTCCTCCTCGGGCTCATCGGGGGAAGCCCCGAGGCCTTAAAGCGCCCCGCCAGGGCCCTGGTGCGGGAGGGGTTCGCCGGGGTGGTCTGGGCCGAGCCCTCGGAGAGGGGCCGTTTCCGGGGGCGCGTCCAGCTCCTTCAGGGAGAGGGAACCCTCCGGGAGCGCTTCGGCCCCCTCACCGCCAGCGTGAGCGTGGAGGGCTTCAGCCAGGCGAACCCCCTGGCGGCGGGAGAGCTTCTGGAGGAGGCCCAAGGTCTGGTGGCGGGGGGCGGACGGGCCCTGGAGCTCTACGCGGGCAGCGGCCTCCTCTCCCTTCTCCTCGCCCCCCGCTTCCGGGAGGTGGTGGCGGTGGAGATCGGCAAGGAGGCGGTGCGCCGGGGGGAGGCGGACCGGAGGCGGCTGGGGGTGGAAAACGTGCGCTTCCACCGGGGGGATGCCAGGGAGGCGGCCCGCCTGGGGGCCTTTGACCTGGTGGTCCTGGACCCGCCCCGGGCGGGGCTCTCCCCGGGGGTGCGCCGCTACCTCCTGGAAACCCGGCCCAGGGAGGTTCTCTACATCGCCTGCAACCCCGCCACCTGGGCCCGGGACGTGGGGGAGCTGGTGCGGGGAGGCTACGCCTTGGCCTTCGCCCGCCCCTACGACTTCTTCCCCTTCACCCACCACGTGGAGGTCCTCTCCCTCCTGCGCCTGGGGTAG